The window TCGCCACGAGAAATCCATTCAATATTGCCTTCTTCTACATCAGCAATCATCCAAGCGTGAATCTTAGAGAGCAGGCGAAGTGTCTGGTCAGAGGAAAGCATATATTCAGCAGCGTCAGCACGGTTCGGCATCTTGTTTGCCACGGTGATGGCGATACGCTGGGTTACCTGATAAGAGTTGCGTCCATCCGCTGACATATTCAGTTCGCCATAGTCAACGAACAGGAACGAGCCCACTAACTTATCGATGCGCTGCTTCAATTCCTCGAACGACTGTCCGTAGACATAGTTTGCGATCTCTGGTAGTCGCGACACATTGAGAAGTTTATCAAGCGACTCTGCAAGTTCATTGTAACCAGGAAAGTCGCTCGCACCATTGGTAAGTATAGCACGAACACCCTCTTTTGACGGATATTGTGCGAAATAGAGAAACTGATCCAGTATCATACTCCTATTTATTTTCTTCCAAATATGAAATAAAACTATCTACTTCATCTCTCAACAGTTTTAGTTTGTCGATAAAATCCGTAGTGCTATCATCTTCCGTTTTATGCAATCTGACTGCCCAGTTGCAATCAGACACCTGTAAGAATGTGTTTCGTATCGTGTCACCATGCCAGGTGGTATTACCATCAAAACAGATGACATTGCCTGTTGATGGGGACTCGGGCTTATTGAGCCAAACTCTTTTATTATACATAGCTATATTATTTGGTCGATTACAGAGATAGGCAGCCCTACCTCTTCACTGATTTTTAATTTATCCCAGCCAAAACCCTTCATATCCTTAACTGCATCGATAGTCTTCTTGCGCAGCACCTTCAGATAGGTGAGTACGTTCATCTGCTCTATCTGTTTTGCATTTCCGAGCCCCTCCTTGGAGAGGTCGTAGAGGGCATCAGAAGCATCGGTGGTGATAGGCTGCTTGGGTTTATGAGCGAACTTAGACAGCAGAGAGAATGAAGTTTTACTGAATAGATAGTTGTTAAATGCTTGAAAATTAAACGATATAGCCGTAAGTGTTTCGAGTGGAAGTTTAGCGAAATCGTTAGCCAATTCGTGTGCACGCTCAGAATTGTACTCTTTCTCTGGATAGTATAGAATGGCAGCGAGCAGTGGCAACGACTCCTCACCTCTCTCGATAAGTCCCTGCGCCTCGACGTACTGAAGTGCTGAAAGTGAGCAGGTGAGCGTTCCAAAACTCGTCTCAATTCGATATCCAGGAAAGGAATGCCCATCAATCTGAACAGAAGGGATGAGTTGCGCACAGAAACAGAGGTCGATTACGTATTGATAATCGAGCCTGCGTAACACACGTGCAAGTGGAATATTCAAGCGGTAAGGATCAATACGACGGCATAACTCGTAAGTATCCTCGTCGACACCATCCAAGACACTATTGTTATCAGGGTAGTTTATCTGAAACATAAACGTAAGTTGTTCAGAGATTGCGACGAGGTTAGCAATTTGTTCCTCTGAATGGAACTTGCGCTTGTTCCAGCCCATGATATCGCATAACCAGTTAATCCGAACCTCTCCTGCGGAGAGTTCCCCTGCTGCCATACGAAGGAAGTCGCCTACAAGGCGGATGAACTGGCGGTCATTCATCGCATCCCAACGATTAGGAATGCGATGTATGTCGCCTTTATATACAAGTTCGATATCTTTCATTATGGCAACATTATAATATTATCATCAGGATGATTGTACGCTGAATTAGAGCAGAAATCTGAGACCGTCTCAGAGGAGAGCAGTGTATCAGCATTAGAGAGGAGTTCTTCCGCCTCACGATCGAGGCGGTCGGCAAGTGCGAAGATAGCACTGGATTCATCCTTACCAGAGCGTGCAGCGTGACTATCATCGAAGAGGTTTCGAATCGTCGAAGGGAACTCGAGAATATCAAACCTACGGAGCGACTTTGCTATTGTCTTTTTCACCAAGGCAAGCAATAAGATAGGTCGAATGCGCTCTCTATTGTCATCTGTAAGTTTCTCGAAGTAAACCGACATAACTTCATCGAGTGTTTCCTTTTGTAAAGGAACAGTTCTGAAGAAGTAAAGATAAGATGCATCGATAGGGTAGATGGCATCCATCTGGTCCATAGTCTTTATTTCGCAACGTTCCAAGATAGGGTAGTAAGGTGTCTTGCGCCACAACTCTGCAATCTCACCTTCAGTAGGTTCAGACAACAGTTGCACGAGCGTATCGATAGCGTTGCAATAATTTTCCGTGTAGGAACGCTTCATAGCCTCCAGCTCGTACTTATAAACATTGACTTCGCTCTTCCTTCGATTAACACTATCAAAGATGATTTGATTTGCCATGGTCATGTTTGCCATGGCAGCACGCAGAGCTTCCATAAGAGGAGAGTCTTCTTTCTCTTTTAAAAGTTCATCGAACACAGTACGACTGATTACGGTTTCGATGCGCTTGCGAGCGGTAAGACCAGACGAACGCAAATCGTTCAGATCCATATTGGTTTCCACTCCAGGTGCATAAAGGCTGAAGGTGGAGAAGTTCTTAAAAATGTCTACGAGTATGTTCATGACTGCTGCTGATTTAGTCTATCTTTCGGTGCTACGTCTTCCTGTCTCTGTGGAACTTCACGATAGAAGCCTATGCGATAACCCTGCTTATAGAGTTCTGGGAAGTTCAAGCGAAGAGCGAGATTAAACGGTTCTGCGCATATTTCGTCCTCTGGTGTGAGCGACATTATATAGATAAGGTAGTTATAGTATGCGTCAGAACCTGACTTGCTGATAACACCATCCTTGCTAACTGCTGTGATAGAGGCATCCAAACCTACGCTTGAAAGTAAGGCTTCTTCTGCTCGCTTATCGTAAGAAATCAAAGATTCGATATATTCCTTATACTTAAGGTCGATTGTTTCGATTCTCCACTGCTGCTCGTTTCCAGAACTGTCCATAAACGAAATAGAAGAGTAAGCCTTGCCTTGGTTATCTGCCCCGCTCAGATAGTCGCCTATCTTACGAAGTTCTAATCGCATATACTCTACAAGTAACGATTCACGATATTCAGTACCGATGCAGATACCGTTATACTTCACCAAATCCTGCTTCTTAGAAGAACGAATCTTATTCTCTTCACATAGCTTAACTAACTGATTGCGTTTGCTTGACACCCACGCATTCGGAATGATGATATGTATCTTCGCTGCAAGGGAATTACGCAAGAAGGAGTTAATATAAGAGGCGGTCTTATTACTACCTTGAATATATGGACGTGCGCCCTGGTGGGTTTCGTTCACACCATAGAACTCGTCAACTGATTTCTCACGGTGGTGTGACACGGCAGCAAAGAGATAGTTGTCAACTTCTGACAATGCGAACTTAGGGTATATCTTGTAATTGCCTAAGCCGTATGTCCACCGTCCTACTGCTATGTTATTAAAGTCTCCATAGTTAATCTGATCATAGGCAACATCCTTACGGGTGGTAGCAAGACGGCAGTGCTTATTCTCTAATGGTTCAAGTCCAGCAACTGGTAACATACCAATACGCTTACCACGTGAGAACCTCCACTTAACGAAGTAATCACCGAACCAGTAGTAGTTCTTGATACAAGTCTTAGCGAACTCCTGTGCGGATGTTTCCATACCACGCTCTTGCCAAGAGTTCAACCATTCATCCCACGTAGGTAGAGCGGTGTACTCACGTCGCAGCTTACCACCTTCTACTGTCTGCATATAGGCGCATGGTCCGTTACCATAGAGCATCTTAATCTCCTTGCTATACAAGCGAGGCAGCAGGCGGTTCTGCTTAATCTCCATCGTTACCTCTTCACACAGTGCGTTGTTCATACCACGCATACAGACCTGATAACCATTCACACTCATCCACTGGTGTTCATGTAGGCAAGTCTGTCTACCCTGTGGCACGAGTAGCCCTGGGCTTGTCGATAGCTCTCTCCCTTCTCCAATCTGAAAGGAGAAGGTATTGCCGTCCATGACGTAGAGTCCAGCGTTGCCGTGCAGTTCAATACTATCTGTCATAACCAATTTATCTTATGTAGTTTATATCCGTCTTGTGGAAAGCCCATGTATCTGATGAGTATGCGATAGCACATCTTTGGGTTTCCCTCTTGGTCCTCGAAGAGAAAGAAGTTCTCGGAGTCGACTTTGAAACACTCCTCTGGTAGTTGCGTGCGGTACTTGCAATGTTCCTTGACAACCATTTGCTCACCTGCCATACCCTGTGAGCGAGAGTAAGGGAAGAAGCAGATAGTGAAGTCACCTTGTGGTACTCTGCTTATCTCCCTTGCCCATTGCATTGCATCAATGCCGTTCAATTCAATTGTCTTCTCCATTACTTGCGAAATTACTGAAAATCGCTGTGGGAACAAAGGACGATTTTCACCCCTCCCTGTCATATTTCCCAACTTTTGGAACGTTGCACCTCTTTTCCTCAACTCAGCGGTGCGTGGTGATAAACGCCATTTGTTTATTTTTGATTTTGATTTTCAAAACGTAAACAGCTGAAACACAACAAAGTAAGTTTTTGACCTATGTAAATAGCCCCCGTTATTGTCGATTTTCAGATAATTTTTATATTACGTTCGCTACAATATTAGCCGTTAAATAGTAAGATTTTCGGGCAAATCGTCGGGATAACTGCTTAATTCCTTTTTGATAAGGTCAGAATAAAGACCGTATAAAAGGTAAATCATCGCACTTGGAAGCTGTGTAGTTAGTCCTGGTCTTCGCTTGAGTTCCTCCTTCTTCTCTGAAGCCTTGTCGAGTTCTATTCTGCCGTTTGTTTTCTTCAACGGACTGATAAGAATAGCACTGCAAAGGTTAGGGCATTCGTTCTCATCTATTCGCACCTTTGGAAGCAAAGGGAGCTTCTCGCCAAAGAGCAACTGACAAAGACGGAACTGCTGCCAGTGGTAGATAGTAGGTGCACCGTCGTTGTAAAGGATAACTGAAAATCCGTAACTCTCTAAGGCTGCCTTCATCGTCAGTGAGTCAGTAGTTATCTGTTCTAATTCCTCACGTGTCTTGTTACCAGCACGGTCGGGATAAAGGTGTATGACCTTGTTCACCGCATCAGTACCAAAGAATGAATACACCTGCTGCGCAAGGTTCTGCTGGTCATCGGGTATGTAAGCCCAAAACTCCTTGATGATATCGAAGCGACTACCATAGTCTTTCTTCTGTCCAACGATGAGCGACTGAAAGTTACCAGGATCGTAACCAATGTAGAGCGGTTCACGCTTATCGTAGTGGCGAAGATAGCGAGCGGTTAGGGTGAAGTGGTCCTTGAGGTTCAATTTCAAAATCTGGTCATAAATATAACTATCCTTGAACTGATGTCGCTCGTGGTCGTAGGTAGTGAAGAACTTGTTAGTCACCTCCTTGTGTCGAATAGCACAGATAGCGGTCAAGAACTCATCCATGTCGAGCGTGTCGAGCTGGGTCTTGAAGAACTTAGGACCCAAGATGTCTTTATTGCAGAACGATGAAGCACGGATATAGTAGATTGCGTTCCTTCTCATATCCGCTAAGCGTGGTTTCCATCGGGCAACAAAAGCGTTAAGGCGTTCATTCTCCAGTCTGATTTTCTCCATTGTGACTGGGTTCTTCGTGTTGCGCAACTCCTGCTGGAGCATAAACTGCTTATAGAGCGACTGGTTAATGGCAAGCGACATACTGGCTATCTCCTCGATGAGCTGTCGGTCCATCTTGTTTTCGTATTCTTCAAACCAATCATCTTCACCAAGGTCGACACGTGCGGTATCACTCACACCTGTCACGCCTTCATAGTAAGCAGAGCGACGGATGTCCGCTGAACCACCACGGAGGGAAGGGAAGAGGCGTGACTTGAGTTTCTCACCGCTGTTGTGCTTCATCTCCTCGACGAATGCATGCACGGCATTACGACCAGCAACACTCTCAGGCTGATCAGAAGAAACCAACTGAAGGTGTGCACCATTGCGGAAGATGACCGAGTGCTTAGCGTAGGCAATAGGGTAGCGTGGTCGACGGAAGTGAGAAGGTAGCTTTGCTTCGCCCACCACATAGTCAATGCCATACTCCAACATTGCTCGCTGCTTACCATTCACGATGACAGGACGTGAGAACGAAGCCTGAATATTAGGCCAGACGTTCGTCATCAGCGCAACGTAAGTCTTATGCACAAGGAACGAAAGCTCACCAGGCATATCGTTCGTCACACGGATAAGACGTGGAACGATGACGCCCTCCGTCTTACCCGTTGCACGAGCCCATTCTGCATAGAGCATATTCGGGTCGATGATGTTCGCCAACAGCTGAACACGGTTCATATAGTAGTGCTCAAAGTCGACTGCAGGCTGTTCGTTGTTTTGTGTTGTTAATTCGTCAGTCATTTGGAATCTCCTCTACTATTTCAGCGTCTTGAATGTCAGCATCACGCAGCAGTCGTTTCTTCTCCTTCTGCTCGATAGGCAGCGAGTCGATAAGCGTAACATAAAAGCCTTGATTGTGCTTTGCAGCAATGTCCTTGAGACTCTTCTTTGAGAAGCCAAGTTCCTCTGGACTTAACTCTGGAGAAATCAAGAAGAGAACTCCTAAGTCTCTATCTGCCTCTGCAATCTCAGAAGATCTACGACGACACTCAAGAGCAGCATCATAACACGACTTCATACCTTTATAGTCGCGATTAAGAGCGCAGAGCTTAGCAAGGTCTTCATATTTGTTTGCAAAATTGCTCTCCCAAACCTTTATAGGGACATTGCAGTCAACTTGGAAGTAGTTGATTGCCTGATAGATTCTCGCCATACAAGTGCGCTCTTCTATCTTTATTCGCTGCTCAGCGTTAATACGAAGTTTCAGTTTCTTAGCTGCTCTCGTAATATTACGCTCGTGTTCGAATATCTCAGCAGACCATTGTAGCTGTTGCAAGAATAGCTTAACATCTTGAGGTATGCCGTCACAATCTCCATTCGTCAAGAATGCAGATATTAGGTCAGGGTGGATGGAGTCTAACTTCTCAATTTCACTTTTCATATTCCAAAGAGTTTCATTCGTAGGTCTTTTTCTGCACGCTCATTCTTACGTTCCTCGAGTAAAGTAATAGAATCGTTATCTCCTTTCTCTGCCTTCTTAGCAAGTTCAGCGTCTATGTTATACTCTCCAAGTGCGAGACCTTGTTGGTACGCCTCAAAATAAACATCACCAGGAAGAGTTATGCGGTATAGCAATGCTTCTCGCTTAGCTTTCCTTAAGGCAAGTAGCTGACAAATACGTTCGGGGGTATAGTTTAACGCCCCGAATGTTCTGACTTGATTTACATATTCATCTGATAGAATCTCTTTTACAACTAATTCTGACATAGAATTATTTTTTTAGTATCGTCTTCCGATAAGACTACACCATCTCTCTCTAACAGAATAGGCTGCTGTGGAAACATAGACATAAATCTTCGTACAGTTGCCGACACATATTTAGGATCTATTTCCATTCCATACCCAATGCGGTCTGTCTGCTGGCACGCCATAATGGTTGAACCTGACCCAGAGAACACATCTACAACCACATCACCATTCTTCGTACTATTAGTAATAGGATACGCCATCAGCGCAATAGGTTTCATCGTCGGATGGATTCTGTTGGCTTTTGGTTTATCGAAATTCCAAATGGTAGTCTGCTTTCTGTCGGAGTTCCAAAAGTGAGCAGCACCTGGTTTCCAACCATATAAGCAAGGCTCGTGTTGCCACTGATAATCTTGTCGACCCATTACAAGAGAGTCTTTAACCCAAATGCAGCACTGTGCTATTTTGAAGCCTGCTTCTCGAATAGCCCTACGGAAATTCTCACCTTCCGAGTCTGCGTGGAAGACGTAAAAAGAGCCACCAGCCTTGACAATGGAAAACATAACATTAAACACAGACTGCAAGAAACGAAGGAACAAGTCATTCTCCATAGAGTCGTTCTGTATGGTAAGTTTGCTATCGCCCCCACCTTCGTAATTGACATTATAAGGAGGATCAGTGAGAATCATATCAGCAACTCGTCCATTCATTAGTGTAACGATATCGCTCTTAGACCGACAATCTCCGCACATCAATCTATTATTCCCAAGTCTGAAAATATCTCCAGGACGAGCAAACACTTCATTATCCTCTTGTGGAATTGTGTCAACAATATCTTCTTGAATATCAGTTGTGTCACTCTCTGATGCAAAGAGTTTATCGGTGCCGACAGAGAAGTCGTTTTGCTTTACTTCATAGCCAAGATTGAACTTAGCAAGATCATCGCCACTGATATTATACTTAGTGAATAGGAGAGTGTCTGGATTCTTCTGAGCGAACTCTGAATTATAGGCAGCAATCTCTTCGACAGCTTCCTTCTTATTAGATGCTTGGATTTCCTCATAGGGAATCTCTGGAATCTTAAATCCATAGGAGCGAAGTCCAAGAAGAGCTTTGCGTCTTTGGTGTGCATCTATAATCCAAAGTTTACCTTTAGCCCAAGTTTAACACCCACCTTCGCCTAATTGTTACTGTTACCGTACTTTCCTCGTTTTTCTTATGGGCTCTGTGTCCTACAAATTTTATTCTTTTTGAATGGTGAGTGTTTTAAGTCCAACTTATCGTATATTTGTTTTGCTTGCTTCGAAGGACTACTACATTGGCGCATCTCGATGGTTTCACCTAATGGATTCTTCCCTTTTGTGGTGACGAGCTTTTGGATGCTCATACGTCGTACTATCTCGGTCCAGTAACAGGATTCTCCTTCTCGTTTTAATTGACAACGGATGGTGTTTACCACCCAGTAGGCTAATAAACCGAAGAAAAGGTGTGCATCGCTTCGCTCATCTTTCTGATGATAGATAGGACGGAGGTTGAGATCATTCTTTAGTTGTCTGTTCGTACATTCTATCTCACGAATAAGATTGTAGTATTCCCATGTCACACGCTCAGAAAGTGTCCTGACATTGCTGCGGAGGAAATAGACTCCGTGACCAGATTCCATTTCCGAGAGGTCTTTTATCTCCCAGTCTACACGCAGCATCTGCTTGGGTTTCTTCTCGTTTTTTATGTAGCTAATCCGGTAGAACTTCGCTATAGAAGGGTACTTCTGTATGGCACGTCCTGTACGTTCAACAACCTTTTCATAGGTTTTTGTTCCACCTTTCTTGGAGATTCCTTCGTTTATCCTCTGCAGTTCCATCTCAAAACGCTCTCTCCAAACCCTGTTCATGGACGACTCTGTCATAGCTTTCGAAGGAGATGTTATTTCGAGATAATAATCCTTATCATCCTCTGTCTTAACCTCTTTCAGCGTTATCTTCTGCCGGCGGGCATCCATTACTGTAACGCTCTTGTTATCATCACTGAGCGTATAGTCCTTCATTTTCGTACGGGATACGCAGAGATAATTGTAACCCTTTCTCTTTATTAGCTCCAAGTTCTCTTCCGTGGCAACACCTGCATCCATGACAACGAGCGTATCCTTGCTTCGTGATGGATTCCTCTTTGCCAGCGTATCAATCATATTGGGTAGAGACTTGGAATCTGCTGTATTACCCTCCAAGATAGAAGAATAACGTATAAAACCTTCTTTATTGATACATAATGCAAGTACAAGTAGCTTACAATCAGAGCGTTTTTCTTTTGAACGACCGAACTTGGCTTTATCGCTATTACGCTTACTACCCTCGAAATAGAAGTTGGTTAAGTCGAAGAGCATCAACTTGTTGTCTATATTAAAGAGATCGTCAGTAACGCTGCACAAATGACGCTCTAACTGTTCCTTTAGTTCATATAACTTGTCAGTGATTTTATACAGAGAATTGATCCCTGGTGTCCAGCCAGGAGCTCCACTATAAAGTTCAGCGGCAGCCGAGTTATCGCGCAAATAATAATAAGATGAACATTCAGAGACAGCATATACCGTACGGACAATCAATGCTGACAAAGCCGTGTGTATCGCATTCTCCGTCCACCCATTTTTGCGCAGAAAACCCTCTAACTGCAGCTTGTCTATTGTCTGCTTGCAGAGCCACTCTGCGCCAACATTCCTTGCGTCAGTATAGTTTGCCGTCTCAAGGTCAATATAGTTCTCATATTTTCTCAGCGACTTCTGCTCTTCCTTATTAAACCGATCGATTCCACCTTCTTTCTCCATACGGCTCCACCATTCGTCAGCCTTTGCCTGTTCAATAGGAGTAAGTCCGTCAAGATGTTTTTTAAAAAGCGAGGGTGTACTTCTGGTTTTGAAGCGTTCGGTAAGAGCGTATGCAATTTTTCGAACCTGTACAGCAGTAAGTGAAGGTTCAAAACCGATGTTCAACAGAATTAGCGAGTGTACATGACCCTGCACATCACGATATGACTCCTTGATGCGATAATAAGGAGCCATGTCGCCTGTGGCAGGGTTGAATCGTGTCTGTACATTTGCGTGCATGAGTGCAAAGTAACAAAATAATTTTGATATGGCTGTGTCCTACAAATCAGATTTTACTCCTCGCAACAATACCCTATACTTGATTATCAATCATTTATCAAATTGATACTACACAAAACATCCCGAAAATTTATGAAAAATAATTTTGCCTGTTAAACTTGGGTTAGAATCTTTCCATACTTTGAATGAATACTTGAAACCTCGAGTGATAATGAGCATCTGAAGTTTCGATAATTTGTCTGCATCAGGCTTTTTGAAGTCTTCCTGAAGTTCGATAAAAGAATCCAGCGGGGCAGTAGGCAAACCGCCCAAATTAAAAACTTTTATACTATTTTCCATTGTAATTATTTATTTTGTTGTTCAAGAACCATTTTGAAAAGTCGCTCTTTCTCTTGATACTTTTGGAGGTTCCGCTTATCAGCATCTCTTTTCTCTTTACGATCCTTGCGCTTAACGAACGACTTATAACGCTTGATGTTGTCGAGAACATTCTTGTGCTGACGGAGGAACTCGGCTGGGTCAGTGCGGAGCAACTTAATGAGCTGGGCTATCTCTGAGCGTCCGAAGAGTATCGGGTGCTTGCAGAGGAACTTACCAGTGTCGTTTAACGCTTGCAGCTCGGCAAATGCTTGAAGATTGCGGATGCGCAGTTCTGCCATTTCAGCAACGGCTTGTGCGGTGGGCTTTGTCTCCAGCAGTTCGTCGAGCTGCTTCATTTTTCGCCAAGTGTTGATGCGGTCGTTATAGATGACGGTTGCCATCTGTACGTCTGCATCAGTAAGGTTTTCCCAGTCTATTTTCGGGTACTCTTCTTCTTTTTTTTTGGAGTTGCTTTCGCCTTCTCCTTCTTAGAAGAAGCATCGTCCTTATCCTCTGAAGGGGCAGTAGATTGCTCTGATGATTGCCCTGTAGGCTCGTTATCTTCAGAACCCTCTTCAGATGAATCATCGCCACCCTCTCCTTCCGATGGGTTCTCGTTACCTTCGCTACTGTTAGCGTCTGGGCTTTCATCTCCATTGCTGTTGAGTGTTTCGGGATTCTCGTTGCCATCTTCAGAAGAGTTGCCGGCGTTGTTATTATCATTATCCTCGTCGGCTGCTTGATTAGCAAACTCACGTCGATTACGTACGATTTCGTCGTGCTCGCAATGGTCGAGAAGAAGGAAGAGTATCTCCTCGTGATTCTTCTCAGGCGAAAGGTCGAATCGTGTGAAATCGGTAAGGTGAGGTGCTTTCTCGTGCAGCAGGGCAAGGTCAGCTTCCACTACAGTTGGGCTTACCAACTTATGGAAGTGCGTTAATTTCTCTTTTGCGCTGTACATATTGTAAAAGTAAAATGGTGAATAACTCCCCTCCCGTGATGGGGAGGGGTTCGAAGTTAGGCTTCAGTTCTTGAGACCTCGACAAGTGTTGTGGTGTCAAGAACATTGAAGGTGATAGACGCACCAGTCTTCGCAGTCCAAGTTGCGCCCTCCTCGAGAACGAAGGTAGAACCGTCAGCAATGGTGGCTGCCTTATCGGTACCAGCACCAACAAGCGTGATGTATCTACCCTTGTCGCTCTTGCTGAGTCCACTGACTGTAGCGATAGCAGCAGCTGCTGACGTTCCATTTGGAATCGTGTAAGTATTGCTGCCTGCTGTGATAGCGATATCTGTTGCATCTGCATTGACAGCAGTAGCAGCAGTAACAGCTGGGTTACCTGTGTAAATAAGAGGAAGGTCGACAGAGCTGCGCTTGAAGGTAAGGGTCGTATAACGACCGTCCTTATCGTCCTTCGTCTCTGTGTTAGAGAGGATAATAGGACGCTCGAGTTCACCAACAATATACCACTCCTTCTTCTTAATGTGCTTGTAAAGAGCGATAAACTTACCTCCGCTGTACTCCTCAATGAAGTTATAGAGGTTCGCACGAGCTCCACCCATAACCATTACAAGCTGATTTTCGCCTGTCGTGGTGATGTCGCCCTTCTCTGTGGTACCAGTGAAGGTCGGGATGTCGTGTGCCTCGAAGTAATGAGGTATCTCATTTGGTTTCAAAGGAACAGGCGCAACCTCACGGTTAGCGTTAGGTTGTGGAAACTCCTTTGTGCGGTCAATCTGGTCGAGTGCAATGAGATAAACGATGTAAGAGATAGCACTACCGTGTGTATCTCTATCAGACACATCGTCGACGTGACCGAGCAATGCCATTGAGGCGAAGGTGACACCTGAACCAGCAGCAGCACCGAGAGAGTGGTCAAGCAAGGCAGCTACGAGCATGAGGATGCCAAAAATCGCAAACGTAGCCATGAACATATTGCGTGACTGACGATTTGCGTAGTTAAATCCTTTCATAGGATTATACGCACGATAGCGTTTCTGAATATTGGGCTTTTTCATTTCTATTACTATTAATGATAATTATTGATTTAAGAAAGGAACTGAA is drawn from Prevotella melaninogenica and contains these coding sequences:
- a CDS encoding IS1634 family transposase; the protein is MHANVQTRFNPATGDMAPYYRIKESYRDVQGHVHSLILLNIGFEPSLTAVQVRKIAYALTERFKTRSTPSLFKKHLDGLTPIEQAKADEWWSRMEKEGGIDRFNKEEQKSLRKYENYIDLETANYTDARNVGAEWLCKQTIDKLQLEGFLRKNGWTENAIHTALSALIVRTVYAVSECSSYYYLRDNSAAAELYSGAPGWTPGINSLYKITDKLYELKEQLERHLCSVTDDLFNIDNKLMLFDLTNFYFEGSKRNSDKAKFGRSKEKRSDCKLLVLALCINKEGFIRYSSILEGNTADSKSLPNMIDTLAKRNPSRSKDTLVVMDAGVATEENLELIKRKGYNYLCVSRTKMKDYTLSDDNKSVTVMDARRQKITLKEVKTEDDKDYYLEITSPSKAMTESSMNRVWRERFEMELQRINEGISKKGGTKTYEKVVERTGRAIQKYPSIAKFYRISYIKNEKKPKQMLRVDWEIKDLSEMESGHGVYFLRSNVRTLSERVTWEYYNLIREIECTNRQLKNDLNLRPIYHQKDERSDAHLFFGLLAYWVVNTIRCQLKREGESCYWTEIVRRMSIQKLVTTKGKNPLGETIEMRQCSSPSKQAKQIYDKLDLKHSPFKKNKICRTQSP